Part of the Paenibacillus sp. FSL R7-0273 genome is shown below.
TCCCCGTCTACGGCCTCAGCTTCTGTGATTTGAGTAATGCCCTCGAGCCGGTATTTACGGAATCCCTTGCGTTTATCGCTGGCCAGCAGGTACCACCTTCCATATTGATGGTCGTAGACTATCTTGAGCGGCAGCATCTTCTCCAGCCGGCCTTCCGTATCCCGTTCAAACAGCGGATTAGTTGGTCTGGCTGCGTAGCTCTTGCCCTCCTTGGGGGAGAAGTATAGAAACTGCACCTTACGCCGGTCCCGGATCGCTGATAACAGAGGGGAGAGGTGGGCTTCATCAAGGATCCGCGAATAATAATGATATTTATATAAAAAAGGATCAGCTGCCGCATCCGCCAGATTCCGGCGGTTCAGCTGCTTTTTGAGGCTGTCGCGCATAAGATAGCCCTGAACGGAAGGGACCTGCGTATTCGCCATCACGTCTACGAAATCGAACAGCTCGCATAGCTCGTCATCGGACAGCTGCCGGATAAGATCGTCATACAGCCGGTAGCGGTAAGGCCGGGCACCGGGCTGCTTCATAATGACCCCAACCTCCTCAAGATACTTCAAATCCCCGCGCAGTGTTTTCTCATCGGGCCAAATCTCCTCCTGCTCCTCCCCGCTGCAGCATACCTCAAGCAGTTCTTTTATGGTCAGCGGCTGCTCATTTAAGCCGGCAAGGATGCGTGAGAGGCGCAGCGACTCGGATTCCTTGAGCGACTTAGCCCGGAACAGAAACAGCAGAACCGGTTCAGCGGAATCATAGTAATTGAACCTGAAGGTATCGGTAAAGGTCTTATCCTGATCCTCAGGCAGCTCAACCTGCATGGTCTGGACGACCGC
Proteins encoded:
- a CDS encoding helix-turn-helix transcriptional regulator, which translates into the protein MARESFDKEIQFLRMLVLTSGAYSRQQFAERLGISVHTFDKTVKKLKAVVQTMQVELPEDQDKTFTDTFRFNYYDSAEPVLLFLFRAKSLKESESLRLSRILAGLNEQPLTIKELLEVCCSGEEQEEIWPDEKTLRGDLKYLEEVGVIMKQPGARPYRYRLYDDLIRQLSDDELCELFDFVDVMANTQVPSVQGYLMRDSLKKQLNRRNLADAAADPFLYKYHYYSRILDEAHLSPLLSAIRDRRKVQFLYFSPKEGKSYAARPTNPLFERDTEGRLEKMLPLKIVYDHQYGRWYLLASDKRKGFRKYRLEGITQITEAEAVDGEQFQSEKLRLEEILSLSWMIDTGNPVTIRARFINPVAGGGNNFVKERVLLQGQWGVITGEDEHSFIYEIKVNGYTEIKPWLRSFGSSCEILEPLQLRQEMIQEWKELLAYYESV